The following proteins are encoded in a genomic region of Cyclonatronum proteinivorum:
- a CDS encoding fibronectin type III domain-containing protein: MFKSSCILAALLLLSPFRENVQAQPQLQSQQSQTVLSEQAGSSALVIAPHQDGRIFLFHNYNLPLGHGFKVYRNAVGAGWELITDEAVYPVQNGGQLRMRLRENWESISRDTGVDDAQAFFLMMRSGTTDALVTLLTLPELAQAMGALFIDENGPYGQHTAYRIVVVNDLGLPTGKVLESEALLEASLPLPVSGLKADNDGRTVTLSWDYPSLNTPGTEEVFRFRPRFRRSDESRVRNVLPGVLLRTDSNTSFQITFDVPVMNTAYEFWIEPQNLAGQTSEDPGRLTFFVADNAPPAALTGVSGSLISEDTIEITWPASTDMNAAGYHVYRGFAGEEEMMRLTAEPGELLMLSLTDQVPSLGRQYRYAVRVLGQNGIESSNSNIVNIAVPDLRKPEAVSHLDAIFDAETKTVKLQWQHDPDADNFRGYRVLRSLITGGEAAGYAQLSSSAINGQQLSDRGPSGLGFEEGRTFVYGVAVISNTGQVSDTLFTRLQIPVVTPPAPPSAIQAELRGETRAFISWSSSPSLDVTHYRLESHTPEASDQAETLATLPANTRSFTARGLRLSQPYIFAVTAIDSAGNESDVLQSTILIPQRTTPPAPVYNLQVRARHASDTGPARVSLAWQHREAPESVSLFRVYRSNQASGLFEAIAELSSEISRYDDPDGRPGYWYKVYPVGANGLSAREARPVQAVLR, encoded by the coding sequence ATGTTTAAATCATCCTGTATTTTAGCAGCTTTACTGCTGCTTTCACCATTTCGCGAGAACGTTCAGGCGCAGCCTCAGCTTCAGTCACAACAGTCACAAACGGTTTTGTCTGAGCAGGCGGGGTCCTCCGCACTTGTCATTGCGCCCCATCAGGACGGGCGGATCTTTCTTTTTCACAATTATAATCTGCCGCTCGGGCATGGATTTAAAGTCTATCGGAATGCGGTAGGTGCGGGTTGGGAGCTTATCACGGATGAAGCTGTATATCCGGTACAAAACGGCGGTCAGCTTCGTATGCGGTTAAGAGAAAACTGGGAATCCATCTCCCGGGATACAGGTGTAGACGATGCGCAGGCTTTTTTTCTGATGATGCGGTCCGGCACAACAGACGCACTTGTCACGCTCCTTACGCTGCCGGAGCTGGCACAGGCAATGGGAGCCCTGTTTATTGATGAAAATGGCCCGTATGGGCAGCATACAGCCTATCGTATAGTAGTAGTGAATGATTTGGGCCTCCCGACCGGTAAAGTACTTGAAAGCGAAGCTTTGCTCGAAGCCAGTCTGCCCCTGCCGGTTTCAGGACTTAAGGCGGATAACGACGGCAGAACGGTTACCCTCAGTTGGGACTATCCCTCCCTGAATACACCCGGTACGGAGGAAGTTTTCCGTTTCAGACCCCGTTTCCGGCGTTCGGATGAAAGTCGTGTGCGTAATGTGCTGCCCGGTGTGTTGCTCAGAACTGACAGTAATACAAGCTTTCAGATTACCTTTGATGTTCCTGTTATGAACACAGCGTATGAGTTCTGGATTGAACCTCAGAATCTTGCCGGACAAACTTCAGAAGACCCGGGCCGCCTTACTTTTTTTGTGGCGGATAATGCGCCCCCGGCTGCGCTTACAGGTGTTTCCGGCAGTTTAATAAGTGAGGATACCATTGAGATAACATGGCCCGCAAGCACGGATATGAATGCAGCAGGCTATCATGTGTATCGGGGCTTTGCCGGTGAAGAAGAGATGATGCGCCTCACTGCTGAACCCGGAGAGCTGCTGATGTTAAGTCTGACAGATCAGGTACCCAGCCTGGGCCGGCAGTATCGCTACGCTGTGCGTGTACTGGGGCAAAACGGAATAGAGAGCAGCAACAGCAATATTGTAAATATTGCTGTCCCCGATCTTCGCAAGCCTGAGGCGGTAAGCCATTTGGATGCAATCTTTGACGCTGAAACTAAAACGGTTAAGCTGCAGTGGCAGCATGACCCGGATGCGGATAATTTTCGGGGCTATCGGGTGCTGCGCAGCCTCATCACCGGCGGTGAAGCGGCCGGCTATGCACAGCTCAGCAGCAGTGCCATAAACGGACAGCAGCTCAGCGACCGCGGACCTTCCGGACTTGGCTTTGAAGAAGGCCGCACATTTGTGTATGGTGTCGCTGTAATCAGCAATACCGGTCAGGTGAGCGATACCCTTTTTACGCGGCTTCAGATACCGGTTGTAACTCCGCCTGCACCGCCATCAGCAATACAGGCAGAGCTTAGGGGAGAAACCCGGGCATTCATCAGCTGGAGCAGTTCACCTTCTCTTGATGTTACCCATTACAGGCTCGAAAGCCATACCCCTGAAGCTTCAGATCAAGCCGAAACGCTTGCCACCCTGCCAGCCAATACCCGCAGCTTTACTGCCCGGGGACTCCGGTTGTCACAGCCTTACATATTTGCCGTAACCGCTATTGATTCGGCAGGAAACGAGTCTGATGTCTTGCAAAGCACCATACTTATTCCGCAGCGTACGACACCGCCGGCGCCCGTCTACAACTTGCAGGTGCGGGCCAGGCATGCCTCTGATACCGGTCCGGCCCGTGTGAGCCTTGCATGGCAGCATCGTGAAGCGCCTGAATCGGTCTCTTTGTTTCGGGTGTACAGAAGCAATCAGGCATCAGGACTTTTTGAAGCCATTGCTGAGCTTAGCAGTGAAATATCACGCTATGATGATCCGGATGGTCGCCCGGGATACTGGTATAAAGTTTATCCGGTTGGTGCCAACGGTCTGTCGGCAAGAGAGGCCCGCCCGGTTCAGGCCGTACTGCGATGA
- a CDS encoding TIM-barrel domain-containing protein, protein MKTSLLMLALLLVWPVSSFDSATTSAQTAGQSFTLSSDAGTHVLTFFSDEIAEVSFFPEGRSAADYRDSEAVVMSPQAVAVRRLSDDGLHQFITSGLTVTFREDSGRFSFYYQGRPLLREQGGFQLEENEESFRVDFLISEYEALMGGGSRALGMNRRGHRLELYNRAHYGYETRSDLINFTLPVVMSSNRYLLHFDNPTTGWLDLDSQNDHTIGFEAFSGRKTYQVVAGETWADIMQNYTRLTGLQPLPPRWALGNFSSRFGYRNQQEVLDTIRLFREKEVPVDAVIIDLYWFGPEMFGYMGTLDWDRENWPDPAAMVQELEEMDVRTVLITEPFILSTSGRWDEAVSENVLVADSLGNPATWDFFFGNTSLVNITKPEAADWFWGIYRNLMETYGIHGWWGDLGEPEVHPDWVMHHIGRAREVHNIYGHRWGQMVHEGHLRDFPDMRPFNLMRAGYAGSQRFGMIPWTGDVSRNWGGLKPQPEIALQMGMQGLAYIHSDLGGFAWPNKDPELYVRWMQYGVFQPVYRPHAQDDVPSEPVFWDEDTINLSRTAIGLRYRLMPYIYTMAFENSTTGMPLMRPLFFEEPDNFQLFHIANSYLFGPDLLVAPVLREGAEFVTLHAPATANWYELHTGEKAEGGSSHQVATVEDRIPVFARGGSVIAMADLAQSMNTYSVGHLTLHYFHCGAAENGRTLIYHDDGLTRDAHNRGMYEKLHVHRTQEQGRVYLTFETERGAQAGELEGFSDLSLQLRNFSAAPAAITLDGAAVPFTFDATTRTVSVARFGLNGTTRTLEIRM, encoded by the coding sequence ATGAAAACATCCCTCCTGATGCTGGCGCTGCTGCTGGTCTGGCCCGTCAGCAGCTTTGATTCGGCTACGACATCGGCGCAGACCGCCGGACAATCCTTCACCCTGAGCAGCGACGCCGGTACGCACGTGCTCACCTTTTTCAGCGACGAAATCGCGGAGGTCAGCTTTTTCCCCGAAGGCCGCAGCGCCGCCGACTACCGCGACTCTGAAGCCGTCGTTATGAGCCCGCAGGCCGTTGCGGTCCGCCGCCTTTCGGACGACGGCCTCCATCAGTTTATCACAAGCGGCCTCACGGTCACTTTCCGCGAAGACAGTGGTCGCTTCAGCTTTTACTATCAGGGCAGGCCTCTGCTTCGTGAGCAGGGCGGTTTTCAGCTGGAGGAAAACGAGGAAAGCTTCCGCGTTGATTTCCTGATCAGCGAATACGAAGCCCTGATGGGCGGCGGCTCGCGGGCGCTGGGCATGAACCGCCGCGGTCACCGGCTCGAGCTGTACAACCGCGCGCACTACGGCTACGAAACCCGCTCCGATCTCATCAACTTCACCTTGCCGGTCGTGATGTCTTCCAACCGCTACCTGCTGCACTTCGACAATCCGACAACCGGCTGGCTCGACCTCGACAGCCAAAACGATCACACCATTGGCTTCGAAGCTTTCTCCGGACGCAAAACCTATCAGGTCGTTGCCGGCGAAACCTGGGCGGACATCATGCAGAACTACACCCGCCTCACCGGCCTGCAGCCGCTGCCGCCGCGCTGGGCACTGGGTAACTTCTCGAGCCGCTTCGGCTACCGCAATCAGCAGGAAGTGCTCGATACCATCCGTCTGTTCCGCGAAAAAGAAGTACCGGTTGATGCCGTCATCATCGACCTCTACTGGTTCGGTCCGGAGATGTTCGGCTACATGGGCACCCTGGACTGGGACCGCGAAAACTGGCCCGATCCCGCCGCAATGGTGCAGGAGCTGGAAGAGATGGATGTCCGCACCGTGCTGATTACCGAGCCGTTCATCCTCTCGACCTCCGGCCGCTGGGACGAAGCCGTAAGCGAGAACGTGCTGGTCGCCGACTCCCTCGGCAATCCGGCAACCTGGGATTTCTTCTTCGGCAACACAAGCCTGGTGAACATCACCAAGCCTGAGGCCGCTGACTGGTTCTGGGGCATTTACCGCAACCTGATGGAGACCTACGGCATACACGGCTGGTGGGGCGACCTGGGTGAGCCCGAAGTGCACCCCGACTGGGTGATGCACCACATCGGCCGCGCCCGCGAAGTACACAATATTTACGGGCACCGCTGGGGTCAGATGGTGCACGAAGGGCACCTGCGCGACTTCCCTGACATGCGGCCCTTCAACCTGATGCGCGCAGGCTACGCCGGTTCGCAGCGTTTCGGGATGATCCCCTGGACCGGCGACGTGAGCCGGAACTGGGGCGGACTGAAACCGCAGCCTGAGATTGCGCTTCAGATGGGCATGCAGGGGCTGGCCTACATTCACTCCGATCTCGGCGGATTTGCCTGGCCCAACAAAGATCCCGAGCTTTATGTCCGTTGGATGCAGTACGGGGTTTTCCAGCCCGTCTACCGACCACACGCGCAGGATGATGTGCCCTCCGAGCCGGTTTTCTGGGATGAAGACACCATCAACCTGAGCCGTACCGCCATCGGGCTGCGCTACCGCCTGATGCCGTACATCTACACCATGGCCTTCGAAAACAGCACGACCGGCATGCCGCTGATGCGCCCCCTCTTTTTTGAAGAGCCGGATAATTTTCAACTCTTCCACATCGCCAACAGCTATCTGTTTGGCCCGGATTTACTGGTCGCGCCGGTACTGCGTGAAGGCGCCGAATTTGTGACGCTGCACGCGCCCGCAACCGCGAACTGGTACGAGCTGCATACGGGTGAAAAAGCTGAAGGCGGCAGCAGTCATCAGGTTGCCACCGTGGAAGACCGCATTCCCGTATTTGCCCGCGGCGGCTCGGTCATCGCCATGGCCGACCTGGCGCAGAGCATGAACACCTACAGCGTCGGCCATCTCACGCTGCACTACTTCCACTGCGGGGCCGCTGAAAACGGGCGCACCCTGATTTACCACGACGACGGCCTCACCCGCGATGCGCACAACCGCGGCATGTACGAAAAACTGCACGTTCACCGTACGCAGGAGCAGGGACGGGTTTACCTCACCTTTGAGACCGAGCGCGGCGCGCAAGCCGGCGAACTCGAAGGCTTCAGCGATCTCAGCCTGCAGCTCCGCAACTTCAGCGCCGCCCCGGCAGCGATTACCCTCGACGGAGCCGCCGTCCCCTTCACCTTCGACGCCACAACCCGCACTGTAAGCGTAGCGCGCTTCGGCCTGAACGGCACAACCCGCACCCTCGAAATCCGGATGTAG
- a CDS encoding CatA-like O-acetyltransferase → MFERIDLNTWPRRPVFELYNNYRQPDFNLTGRIEVTGLYKSCKSAGIPFSTALLYLSVQIANSIPEFRLRVTGDEVRLYDFLHCGCTELDENENLRFTYYSFEKGESLPDFAARYPRGTAASRTVTPGTSTDRDLELDLLFHTIIPWFSFTGLRHPRNETDGIGSIPRIAFGKYEADSQGRLMMPVSVEAHHGLMDGLHVCRYFNGLEDRCRG, encoded by the coding sequence ATGTTTGAACGCATCGACCTGAACACCTGGCCCCGTCGTCCGGTTTTTGAGCTGTATAACAATTACCGCCAACCCGATTTCAACCTCACGGGCCGGATTGAAGTCACAGGACTCTACAAATCCTGCAAATCGGCCGGCATCCCTTTTAGCACAGCCCTGCTTTATCTGTCCGTGCAGATCGCGAACTCTATCCCCGAATTCCGGCTTCGGGTTACCGGTGATGAAGTGCGCCTCTACGATTTTCTGCACTGCGGCTGCACCGAACTTGATGAAAACGAAAACCTGCGCTTCACCTACTACAGCTTTGAAAAAGGCGAGAGTCTGCCCGATTTTGCCGCCCGCTATCCCCGAGGCACCGCTGCATCCCGCACGGTTACCCCGGGTACGAGCACTGACCGCGACCTCGAGCTCGACCTGCTTTTCCACACCATCATTCCCTGGTTTTCGTTTACCGGGCTTCGCCATCCCCGCAACGAAACCGACGGCATCGGCAGCATCCCGCGCATTGCCTTTGGGAAGTACGAAGCCGATTCGCAAGGCCGCCTGATGATGCCGGTTTCTGTAGAAGCCCATCACGGCCTCATGGACGGTCTGCACGTGTGCCGCTACTTCAACGGCCTCGAAGACCGCTGCCGGGGCTGA
- a CDS encoding type II secretion system F family protein: MSQFRFIGLAPNGRTVQAEFDVPSKQEAKKKAELIVRKRGIKLEKLLEKKTWLYKGRRAGANWVEGEQDAFAKEDVEAALQRLGFTDVKVKPKMVLYKPGVPTDDVVTFIRLSADLLKQKLAFDEILTLLIEDTSNPRMREVIRQIQKDLQDGKEGREVYHKHADVFGTFAAYMLGVATTSGNIAEIFESTAKFMERDATFKKNLRRSLLMPGITVLAVIGVVLFYVGYIFPTTAEMFLRFDIELPPMTAATLEFSYWITSYWVWILLAHVVPIVSLILALRTYKGKLLFDKYVIKVPLIGDLIHKTSIEIFARVFYTLYSGSGQNIEVIRIASEACRNTYMEKQIKEVAIRMMLDDGRGLIESLEATGVFTHTALSRFKLGVESGSLKDNALQLANYYETQTSYKMNSLIDTINLLINLFIMIALIGITIVSSESAVIKPKSQF; encoded by the coding sequence ATGTCACAATTCCGATTCATAGGGCTCGCTCCCAACGGGCGAACAGTACAGGCCGAATTCGATGTGCCTTCCAAGCAGGAGGCGAAGAAGAAGGCTGAACTGATCGTGCGCAAGCGTGGCATTAAGCTGGAAAAGCTGCTCGAGAAAAAGACCTGGCTCTACAAAGGCCGCCGTGCCGGCGCTAACTGGGTTGAAGGCGAACAGGATGCCTTTGCCAAAGAGGATGTCGAAGCCGCCCTTCAGCGCCTCGGGTTTACCGATGTAAAGGTGAAGCCCAAAATGGTTCTATACAAACCCGGCGTGCCCACCGATGACGTCGTGACCTTCATCCGGCTTTCAGCTGACCTGCTCAAGCAAAAACTCGCCTTCGATGAAATCCTGACGCTCCTCATCGAAGATACCTCCAACCCCCGCATGCGCGAGGTCATCCGCCAGATTCAGAAAGACCTGCAGGATGGCAAGGAAGGCCGCGAAGTGTATCACAAACACGCAGATGTATTCGGCACTTTTGCAGCTTACATGCTTGGCGTTGCGACCACCTCCGGTAACATTGCCGAGATTTTTGAAAGCACGGCCAAATTCATGGAGCGCGATGCAACCTTCAAGAAGAATTTGCGCCGCTCCCTGCTGATGCCGGGGATCACAGTGCTTGCGGTGATTGGCGTAGTATTGTTTTATGTAGGCTACATCTTTCCGACAACGGCAGAGATGTTTTTGCGCTTCGATATTGAGCTGCCACCCATGACCGCCGCAACCCTGGAATTCAGCTATTGGATAACCTCATACTGGGTCTGGATTCTGCTCGCACACGTCGTTCCGATCGTTAGCCTGATTCTTGCGCTTCGTACCTACAAAGGCAAACTGCTCTTCGATAAATATGTGATAAAGGTGCCGCTCATTGGAGATCTCATTCACAAAACAAGCATCGAAATTTTTGCACGGGTCTTTTACACGCTGTACAGCGGTTCCGGCCAAAACATTGAAGTCATTCGTATCGCTTCTGAAGCCTGCCGCAACACGTACATGGAAAAGCAAATCAAGGAAGTAGCCATCCGAATGATGCTTGACGACGGCCGCGGCCTCATCGAATCCCTTGAAGCCACCGGCGTTTTCACACATACCGCATTAAGCCGGTTCAAGCTCGGGGTAGAGTCGGGTTCCCTCAAAGACAACGCCCTGCAGCTCGCCAACTATTACGAAACACAGACGAGCTACAAGATGAACTCTCTCATCGATACCATCAACCTGCTCATCAACCTGTTCATCATGATCGCACTCATTGGTATCACCATTGTTTCCTCTGAGTCAGCGGTCATCAAACCGAAATCACAATTCTAA
- a CDS encoding GspE/PulE family protein codes for MLAISSIKRKIGDTLLEAGVITEAMLSEAMDVMDREPEHQRRRLPTILIQDFGADEQAVMRQVAVLYAFNEVGLGDTYKSQEQLHRCRHAVNLLPESFISELIAANAVPWYASGNKILIATSDPLERKLTNLTEKLPFRHHEIAYLPSDKLKVVSGQVYELKNEFLELLEEYSSGVDYLDEEEELLTEEQIDAEINQSMLNSLVEGMLVEAVRKDVSDIHVIPVDKSNSNIFFRVDGKLQLWIKQNNIRPEALCAVIKDKTQNVDRFERDMSQDGFIQRMVDGHQIRYRVSIIPMVGADFNRKFESIVIRILDDRKVITDLEKLGLQPNAKKVFVKAISKPSGIVIITGPTGSGKSTTLVAALYAVIDPSVNVLTVEEPVEYLIRGARQLKISDKMSFDLAMRGILRHDPDIVLVGEIRDLKTAEIAIKLANTGHLTFSTLHTNDAPSAVSRLYKMGIEPFLIATSINLVMAQRLIRKLCEVCKRPADKDEPLQEVAKVVGFKEEEIAATTFYEPVGCSRCNKGYKGRMAIYEALFFDKEIKKIIYDSGNNIDEDLIRQTAIRNGMLTLRASGRLRIVNGHTSLAEILAATIDD; via the coding sequence ATGTTGGCCATTAGCAGCATAAAGCGAAAAATCGGGGACACCCTTCTTGAGGCAGGGGTCATTACCGAAGCTATGCTGTCAGAAGCTATGGACGTGATGGACCGCGAGCCTGAGCATCAGCGGCGCAGGCTGCCAACCATTCTGATTCAGGATTTCGGTGCGGATGAGCAGGCTGTCATGCGTCAGGTAGCCGTTTTATATGCTTTTAACGAGGTTGGCCTTGGAGATACCTACAAATCGCAGGAGCAGTTGCATCGCTGCCGTCATGCGGTTAACCTGCTTCCTGAAAGCTTTATTAGTGAGCTGATTGCTGCAAATGCGGTTCCCTGGTATGCGAGCGGTAACAAAATCCTGATTGCTACCTCTGACCCGCTGGAGCGTAAGCTCACCAACCTTACAGAGAAACTTCCTTTTCGGCATCACGAAATTGCCTACCTGCCATCCGATAAACTGAAGGTTGTTTCAGGACAGGTGTATGAGCTGAAAAATGAGTTTCTGGAGCTGCTGGAAGAATACAGCTCCGGTGTTGATTACCTCGATGAGGAAGAGGAACTGCTAACTGAAGAGCAGATTGATGCCGAAATCAACCAAAGCATGCTCAACTCCCTGGTTGAGGGGATGCTGGTTGAAGCCGTTCGCAAAGATGTAAGCGATATCCACGTCATTCCGGTTGATAAGTCCAATTCCAACATCTTCTTCCGGGTTGACGGTAAGCTTCAGCTGTGGATCAAGCAGAACAACATCCGACCTGAAGCTTTGTGCGCAGTCATCAAAGACAAAACCCAGAATGTGGACCGCTTCGAGCGCGATATGTCGCAGGACGGGTTTATTCAGCGGATGGTTGACGGGCATCAGATCCGCTACCGGGTTTCCATCATTCCGATGGTGGGGGCGGACTTCAACCGGAAGTTTGAAAGCATCGTCATCCGGATTCTGGACGACCGGAAAGTCATTACCGACCTTGAGAAACTCGGACTTCAGCCGAATGCCAAAAAGGTGTTTGTTAAAGCAATCAGCAAGCCATCGGGAATCGTCATCATCACTGGTCCGACAGGCAGCGGAAAAAGCACGACCCTCGTTGCGGCGCTGTATGCGGTAATCGACCCGAGCGTGAATGTGCTCACCGTCGAAGAGCCGGTAGAATATCTGATCAGGGGCGCACGTCAGCTCAAAATCAGCGACAAAATGAGTTTCGACCTGGCCATGCGCGGCATTCTGCGTCACGACCCTGACATCGTGCTTGTAGGGGAGATAAGGGATCTAAAAACAGCTGAGATCGCCATCAAACTGGCCAACACCGGTCACCTCACCTTTTCGACCCTGCACACCAACGATGCCCCGAGTGCAGTCTCGCGGCTGTACAAAATGGGGATTGAGCCCTTCCTGATTGCGACTTCCATCAACCTGGTGATGGCGCAGCGACTCATCCGAAAACTCTGTGAAGTATGTAAGCGCCCCGCTGATAAAGATGAACCTCTTCAGGAGGTTGCGAAAGTAGTAGGATTTAAGGAAGAAGAAATAGCAGCAACTACTTTCTATGAGCCGGTGGGCTGTTCACGCTGTAATAAGGGATATAAGGGGCGGATGGCAATTTATGAGGCCCTTTTTTTTGATAAGGAGATCAAAAAAATTATTTATGATTCGGGCAATAATATTGATGAGGATTTGATCCGCCAGACCGCGATCCGAAACGGGATGCTAACGCTGAGGGCCTCCGGCCGTCTCCGCATCGTGAACGGTCACACAAGCCTTGCTGAAATTCTGGCTGCAACGATAGATGATTAA
- a CDS encoding cyclic nucleotide-binding domain-containing protein — translation MTTLREQNNTTIENIQENPPALFRNMPKKDLGDLLQSAVQRKVEAFEELLPGFPDGNGHGFLVLEGIVEARKNGTIIEQFSAGDFIGEAFLHSKAQLSCDLTATVPAVVLIFNRGDVVQFFRTRPEKLLKIYTMNVIEAQHKHIIGLYKRIVSGDTQLQVSL, via the coding sequence ATGACCACGCTCCGGGAACAAAATAATACGACCATAGAAAATATTCAGGAAAACCCGCCTGCACTGTTTCGGAATATGCCGAAGAAAGACCTGGGAGATTTGCTGCAATCAGCTGTGCAGCGAAAGGTTGAAGCTTTCGAAGAGCTTCTGCCGGGTTTTCCCGATGGCAATGGTCATGGATTTCTGGTGCTTGAAGGCATAGTTGAAGCCCGGAAAAACGGAACCATTATAGAGCAGTTTTCGGCTGGTGATTTTATCGGGGAAGCTTTTCTGCATTCAAAAGCACAGCTCAGCTGCGACCTGACGGCCACAGTGCCTGCAGTTGTGCTCATTTTCAACAGAGGTGATGTGGTTCAGTTTTTCAGAACCCGACCAGAGAAACTACTCAAAATCTACACCATGAATGTGATTGAGGCGCAACACAAGCACATCATTGGGTTGTACAAAAGAATCGTATCCGGTGACACACAGTTGCAGGTAAGTTTGTGA
- a CDS encoding DUF7305 domain-containing protein, which yields MGNYALILVMALSFAIAIYTVNINQQVLISENQVTESFSTSQARNVAQSAAQIAVAKILNGADTQFNPASGDVILFPVDGISFEPWPELGGFYRLRIENHADTLLQLQAIGVFGNQQYPVNVSFSPSAQKASFPNIDKAVFSRNSIRMEGSARILGPAGTNTISNSGVFFAWSPRVEGSLSIGPGGLPSSVVHQTNSGGNVDGNILVLPEERDYPLPVFPDFPVGNPTGTSVHLTGIMTQTLLPSDYHGLFLNQVSLENDTHLYIQTGGQHRELFVNNLTINQGHIHILGGGSLTIYVQNSFTLTGSSTVNNNAASDVMMFYSGSGEVNVGGNTRFRGHLFAETANVRVANSGGFTGHIITGGTSVIVSGDATAISRVLYAPNAHVRFEGSGRVRGAVVANTFFMGGDTRVIYDEDWEMDPPDLDFDITEMAFQVSQWN from the coding sequence ATGGGAAACTATGCGCTCATACTGGTAATGGCCCTTAGTTTCGCTATTGCCATTTATACGGTTAACATAAACCAGCAGGTGCTGATTAGTGAAAACCAGGTTACAGAATCGTTTAGCACAAGTCAGGCCAGAAACGTGGCTCAGAGTGCTGCGCAGATAGCCGTCGCGAAAATCCTGAATGGTGCTGATACACAGTTTAATCCGGCATCAGGCGATGTCATCCTGTTCCCGGTTGATGGTATCAGCTTTGAGCCCTGGCCCGAGCTTGGAGGATTCTACAGACTTCGAATTGAAAATCATGCGGACACCCTGCTGCAGTTGCAGGCCATAGGTGTGTTTGGGAACCAGCAATATCCGGTAAACGTCAGTTTTAGCCCATCAGCACAAAAAGCAAGTTTCCCCAATATTGATAAGGCTGTATTCTCAAGAAATTCCATCCGAATGGAGGGCAGCGCCCGCATTTTAGGGCCTGCCGGTACCAATACGATTTCCAACAGCGGTGTCTTCTTTGCATGGTCGCCGCGGGTTGAAGGTTCTCTCTCGATTGGGCCGGGTGGTTTACCTTCAAGCGTTGTGCATCAAACCAATAGCGGCGGCAATGTGGACGGGAATATTCTGGTGCTTCCGGAAGAGCGTGATTATCCGCTTCCCGTATTCCCTGATTTCCCCGTAGGAAACCCTACCGGTACGTCAGTTCACCTGACCGGTATCATGACACAGACCCTGTTGCCTTCTGACTATCATGGGTTATTCCTGAATCAGGTTAGCCTTGAAAATGACACCCATCTTTACATCCAAACCGGCGGTCAGCACCGGGAGCTTTTTGTCAACAACTTGACCATAAACCAGGGACATATCCATATTCTTGGCGGTGGTTCGCTTACGATTTACGTGCAAAACAGCTTTACGCTAACAGGAAGCAGTACCGTAAATAACAATGCTGCAAGCGATGTAATGATGTTTTACAGTGGTTCAGGAGAGGTGAATGTAGGGGGAAATACCCGCTTCAGAGGGCACCTTTTTGCTGAAACAGCCAATGTGCGTGTTGCCAATTCGGGCGGATTTACGGGCCACATAATTACGGGCGGGACCAGCGTGATAGTAAGCGGCGACGCCACAGCCATATCACGTGTACTTTACGCACCCAATGCACATGTTCGGTTTGAAGGCAGCGGAAGAGTACGGGGTGCAGTGGTTGCTAATACATTTTTTATGGGTGGCGACACCCGCGTTATTTATGACGAAGACTGGGAAATGGATCCCCCGGACCTTGACTTCGATATCACTGAGATGGCTTTTCAGGTAAGCCAATGGAATTAA